A window of the Helianthus annuus cultivar XRQ/B chromosome 4, HanXRQr2.0-SUNRISE, whole genome shotgun sequence genome harbors these coding sequences:
- the LOC110938153 gene encoding cellulose synthase-like protein H1 isoform X2, which yields MAINIQESTFLPLQEKIVSNNKIARAIELIVLSLLVSMLVYRVVSLKDQHHYLPWLLAFLCESWFTFIWILSMCTKWNQCYTITYPERLLERVNESEYPEVDIFVTTADPILEPCIITMNTVLSLLAVDYPTNKLALYLSDDACSPLTFYSLVETTKFAKLWVPFCKKYNIQVRAPFRYFTSNSTSLDHDSLEFRNEHKKMKNEYDYLYKKIEVAAQRPFTCDDPNSDFSVFCDVNRSDHPAIIKVVSENTELPYIIYISREKNPKHDQHYKAGAMNVLARVSGVMTNAPLMLNVDCDMYANNPQVFLHAMCVVFGYKNDQDCGFVQFPQAFYNGLKDDPFGNQLANFYYIMNGLSAIQGIFYGGSNCFHRRKVIYGLSPNDIKNTENIRNEDLHKVFGKSFELRDSAAQILSGSNPNIDQKSPSCFIEAAIDVASCSYEYGTQWGKKVGWLYGSTTEDMLTGLNIHGRGWKSVLCSPYPPPFLGCAPSTYPSSLAQQKRWATGLLEVLFTDKNPLLLTMKGNLWFRQALAYHWICLWGARSIPEICYAFLPTYCIITGSHFLPKVNEQAFIIPRMGRVTAVTAWFFGFLSVVLKLIGLSKIAFEVTKKEHKPNNGDGVSDHCDKNASRFTFDKSPMIMVGVVILLVNMTALLNGVLKLLKVDHNDIWTELLGLGLGEMFCSMWLLLCFWEFLKGLFGNGKYRIPSSIIWKSGVLALFFVRICRRSSQPI from the exons ATGGCTATAAACATTCAAGAATCAACTTTTCTCCCTCTACAAGAAAAAATAGTCTCTAACAACAAGATTGCCCGGGCCATAGAGCTCATTGTTCTTTCGTTGCTCGTCTCCATGCTTGTTTATCGGGTTGTTTCTTTAAAAGACCAACACCACTATCTCCCATGGTTGCTCGCTTTTCTGTGCGAATCCTGGTTCACTTTCATATGGATTCTTAGCATGTGTACCAAGTGGAACCAATGTTACACGATAACATACCCTGAACGACTCTTGGAAAG GGTAAACGAATCTGAGTATCCGGAGGTAGATATCTTTGTCACCACTGCAGACCCCATTCTAGAACCATGTATCATAACAATGAATACCGTATTATCCTTGTTAGCGGTGGATTACCCGACAAATAAGTTAGCTCTTTATCTTTCCGACGACGCCTGCTCACCACTTACGTTTTACTCACTTGTTGAGACAACAAAATTTGCAAAGCTTTGGGTACCCTTTTGCAAAAAGTATAACATCCAAGTTAGAGCCCCGTTTCGGTACTTCACTTCCAACTCCACCTCGTTGGACCATGATTCTTTAGAGTTCCGAAATGAACACAAAAAGATGAAG AACGAATATGACTATCTTTACAAGAAGATAGAGGTTGCAGCTCAGAGACCATTCACATGTGATGATCCTAATTCGGATTTTTCTGTTTTCTGTGATGTCAACCGGTCAGACCATCCAGCTATCATCAAG GTTGTATCAGAAAACACAGAACTACCTTATATAATATATATCTCAAGAGAGAAAAACCCCAAACATGATCAGCATTACAAAGCTGGAGCTATGAATGTTTTG GCTAGAGTGTCAGGAGTAATGACAAATGCACCTTTGATGTTGAATGTAGATTGTGATATGTATGCAAACAATCCACAAGTGTTTCTTCATGCAATGTGTGTTGTATTTGGTTACAAAAATGATCAAGATTGTGGTTTTGTTCAATTCCCTCAagctttctataatggattgaaGGACGACCCGTTTGGGAATCAACTCGCGAATTTTTAT TATATTATGAACGGATTATCAGCAATTCAAGGGATATTCTATGGGGGGTcaaattgttttcatagacgaaaGGTTATATATGGTTTATCTCCTAATGATATAAAAAATACTG AAAACATAAGAAATGAAGATCTACATAAAGTCTTCGGAAAATCATTTGAATTGAGAGACTCAGCTGCTCAGATATTATCAGGATCAAACCCAAATATAGATCAAAAGAGTCCCTCTTGTTTTATTGAGGCAGCAATCGATGTCGCAAGCTGTAGCTACGAGTATGGTACACAATGGGGCAAAAAG gTTGGTTGGCTTTATGGTTCCACCACTGAGGATATGCTCACTGGACTCAACATCCATGGTAGAGGATGGAAATCCGTTCTTTGCTCACCATACCCGCCTCCTTTTCTTGGTTGTGCACCATCAACATACCCAAGTTCATTGGCCCAACAAAAAAGATGGGCCACCGGGCTTCTTGAGGTCCTGTTCACCGATAAAAACCCGTTACTTCTTACTATGAAAGGAAACCTTTGGTTTCGACAAGCCCTTGCTTATCATTGGATATGCTTATGGGGAGCTCGATCCATTCCTGAGATATGTTATGCATTTCTTCCTACATATTGTATCATCACCGGCTCACATTTCTTGCCTAAAGTCAACGAACAAGCGTTTATTATCCCC AGAATGGGGAGAGTGACTGCTGTGACAGCATGGTTCTTTGGGTTTTTAAGTGTGGTGCTGAAACTCATAGGTTTATCAAAAATTGCCTTTGAAGTAACAAAAAAGGAACACAAGCCGAATAATGGTGATGGTGTTAGTGATCATTGTGATAAAAATGCTAGTAGGTTTACTTTTGACAAGTCACCCATGATCATGGTAGGTGTTGTCATTCTTCTAGTCAATATGACTGCACTTCTTAATGGTGTGTTGAAATTATTAAAGGTTGACCATAATGACATTTGGACGGAGTTATTAGGATTAGGGTTAGGAGAGATGTTCTGTAGTATGTGGTTGTTACTTTGCTTTTGGGAGTTTTTGAAAGGGTTGTTTGGGAATGGGAAGTATAGGATTCCATCCTCGATAATTTGGAAGTCAGGAGTTTTGGCTTTGTTCTTTGTGCGTATATGTAGAAGATCTTCTCAACCGATTTGA
- the LOC110938153 gene encoding cellulose synthase-like protein H1 isoform X1 encodes MAINIQESTFLPLQEKIVSNNKIARAIELIVLSLLVSMLVYRVVSLKDQHHYLPWLLAFLCESWFTFIWILSMCTKWNQCYTITYPERLLERVNESEYPEVDIFVTTADPILEPCIITMNTVLSLLAVDYPTNKLALYLSDDACSPLTFYSLVETTKFAKLWVPFCKKYNIQVRAPFRYFTSNSTSLDHDSLEFRNEHKKMKNEYDYLYKKIEVAAQRPFTCDDPNSDFSVFCDVNRSDHPAIIKVVSENTELPYIIYISREKNPKHDQHYKAGAMNVLARVSGVMTNAPLMLNVDCDMYANNPQVFLHAMCVVFGYKNDQDCGFVQFPQAFYNGLKDDPFGNQLANFYYIMNGLSAIQGIFYGGSNCFHRRKVIYGLSPNDIKNTENIRNEDLHKVFGKSFELRDSAAQILSGSNPNIDQKSPSCFIEAAIDVASCSYEYGTQWGKKVGWLYGSTTEDMLTGLNIHGRGWKSVLCSPYPPPFLGCAPSTYPSSLAQQKRWATGLLEVLFTDKNPLLLTMKGNLWFRQALAYHWICLWGARSIPEICYAFLPTYCIITGSHFLPKVNEQAFIIPVGIFVIYNVYVLWEIKRLGVSLRMWWNLQRMGRVTAVTAWFFGFLSVVLKLIGLSKIAFEVTKKEHKPNNGDGVSDHCDKNASRFTFDKSPMIMVGVVILLVNMTALLNGVLKLLKVDHNDIWTELLGLGLGEMFCSMWLLLCFWEFLKGLFGNGKYRIPSSIIWKSGVLALFFVRICRRSSQPI; translated from the exons ATGGCTATAAACATTCAAGAATCAACTTTTCTCCCTCTACAAGAAAAAATAGTCTCTAACAACAAGATTGCCCGGGCCATAGAGCTCATTGTTCTTTCGTTGCTCGTCTCCATGCTTGTTTATCGGGTTGTTTCTTTAAAAGACCAACACCACTATCTCCCATGGTTGCTCGCTTTTCTGTGCGAATCCTGGTTCACTTTCATATGGATTCTTAGCATGTGTACCAAGTGGAACCAATGTTACACGATAACATACCCTGAACGACTCTTGGAAAG GGTAAACGAATCTGAGTATCCGGAGGTAGATATCTTTGTCACCACTGCAGACCCCATTCTAGAACCATGTATCATAACAATGAATACCGTATTATCCTTGTTAGCGGTGGATTACCCGACAAATAAGTTAGCTCTTTATCTTTCCGACGACGCCTGCTCACCACTTACGTTTTACTCACTTGTTGAGACAACAAAATTTGCAAAGCTTTGGGTACCCTTTTGCAAAAAGTATAACATCCAAGTTAGAGCCCCGTTTCGGTACTTCACTTCCAACTCCACCTCGTTGGACCATGATTCTTTAGAGTTCCGAAATGAACACAAAAAGATGAAG AACGAATATGACTATCTTTACAAGAAGATAGAGGTTGCAGCTCAGAGACCATTCACATGTGATGATCCTAATTCGGATTTTTCTGTTTTCTGTGATGTCAACCGGTCAGACCATCCAGCTATCATCAAG GTTGTATCAGAAAACACAGAACTACCTTATATAATATATATCTCAAGAGAGAAAAACCCCAAACATGATCAGCATTACAAAGCTGGAGCTATGAATGTTTTG GCTAGAGTGTCAGGAGTAATGACAAATGCACCTTTGATGTTGAATGTAGATTGTGATATGTATGCAAACAATCCACAAGTGTTTCTTCATGCAATGTGTGTTGTATTTGGTTACAAAAATGATCAAGATTGTGGTTTTGTTCAATTCCCTCAagctttctataatggattgaaGGACGACCCGTTTGGGAATCAACTCGCGAATTTTTAT TATATTATGAACGGATTATCAGCAATTCAAGGGATATTCTATGGGGGGTcaaattgttttcatagacgaaaGGTTATATATGGTTTATCTCCTAATGATATAAAAAATACTG AAAACATAAGAAATGAAGATCTACATAAAGTCTTCGGAAAATCATTTGAATTGAGAGACTCAGCTGCTCAGATATTATCAGGATCAAACCCAAATATAGATCAAAAGAGTCCCTCTTGTTTTATTGAGGCAGCAATCGATGTCGCAAGCTGTAGCTACGAGTATGGTACACAATGGGGCAAAAAG gTTGGTTGGCTTTATGGTTCCACCACTGAGGATATGCTCACTGGACTCAACATCCATGGTAGAGGATGGAAATCCGTTCTTTGCTCACCATACCCGCCTCCTTTTCTTGGTTGTGCACCATCAACATACCCAAGTTCATTGGCCCAACAAAAAAGATGGGCCACCGGGCTTCTTGAGGTCCTGTTCACCGATAAAAACCCGTTACTTCTTACTATGAAAGGAAACCTTTGGTTTCGACAAGCCCTTGCTTATCATTGGATATGCTTATGGGGAGCTCGATCCATTCCTGAGATATGTTATGCATTTCTTCCTACATATTGTATCATCACCGGCTCACATTTCTTGCCTAAAGTCAACGAACAAGCGTTTATTATCCCCGTAGGTATTTTCGTTATATACAATGTTTATGTTTTATGGGAAATTAAACGTCTAGGTGTATCCCTACGTATGTGGTGGAATCTGCAGAGAATGGGGAGAGTGACTGCTGTGACAGCATGGTTCTTTGGGTTTTTAAGTGTGGTGCTGAAACTCATAGGTTTATCAAAAATTGCCTTTGAAGTAACAAAAAAGGAACACAAGCCGAATAATGGTGATGGTGTTAGTGATCATTGTGATAAAAATGCTAGTAGGTTTACTTTTGACAAGTCACCCATGATCATGGTAGGTGTTGTCATTCTTCTAGTCAATATGACTGCACTTCTTAATGGTGTGTTGAAATTATTAAAGGTTGACCATAATGACATTTGGACGGAGTTATTAGGATTAGGGTTAGGAGAGATGTTCTGTAGTATGTGGTTGTTACTTTGCTTTTGGGAGTTTTTGAAAGGGTTGTTTGGGAATGGGAAGTATAGGATTCCATCCTCGATAATTTGGAAGTCAGGAGTTTTGGCTTTGTTCTTTGTGCGTATATGTAGAAGATCTTCTCAACCGATTTGA